A stretch of Sphingomonas sp. JUb134 DNA encodes these proteins:
- the otsB gene encoding trehalose-phosphatase: MQVSSASAALVEPPFSLLHDASLFLDFDGTLVELAQRPDGVSVDEALHTLLQRLGERLDGRVAIVSGRSIAQIDDFLGRSLGRIAVVGSHGAEIRRAGGAIVRPERPAALETAEAAFTERFGNRPGVVIEVKSLGVAIHYRMAPEVEAEAQALVEAFARHEGLEVQHGKMMAELRMAGHDKGTAIAALLEDAPFLGHAPIFVGDDLTDEPGFVLCARHGGAGILIGSPRDTAARFRLEDVWSLRRWLEVAA, translated from the coding sequence ATGCAAGTTTCGTCGGCGTCCGCGGCTCTGGTCGAGCCTCCATTTTCCCTGCTTCATGATGCAAGCCTGTTCCTGGATTTCGACGGGACGCTGGTGGAACTGGCCCAGCGGCCGGACGGCGTGTCCGTCGACGAGGCGCTCCACACGCTGCTGCAACGCCTGGGCGAGCGGCTCGACGGGCGCGTGGCGATCGTCAGCGGGCGCTCGATCGCGCAGATCGACGACTTTCTCGGTCGTTCGCTCGGGCGGATCGCGGTCGTGGGCAGCCATGGCGCGGAGATCCGCCGCGCCGGCGGCGCGATCGTCCGGCCGGAGCGCCCTGCGGCACTGGAGACCGCCGAGGCTGCGTTCACGGAGCGGTTCGGGAACCGCCCCGGCGTCGTCATCGAGGTGAAGTCGCTGGGCGTCGCCATCCACTACCGCATGGCGCCCGAAGTCGAGGCGGAGGCCCAGGCGCTGGTGGAGGCCTTCGCCCGGCACGAGGGGCTGGAGGTGCAGCACGGGAAAATGATGGCCGAGCTGCGCATGGCCGGCCATGACAAGGGCACCGCGATCGCCGCGCTGCTGGAGGATGCGCCGTTCCTTGGCCATGCGCCGATCTTCGTCGGCGACGACCTGACCGACGAGCCCGGCTTCGTGTTGTGTGCCCGTCATGGGGGTGCCGGCATCCTGATCGGCAGCCCGCGCGATACCGCGGCCCGGTTCCGGCTCGAGGACGTGTGGAGTCTGCGCCGCTGGCTGGAGGTGGCGGCTTGA
- a CDS encoding glycoside hydrolase family 15 protein, translated as MTATLDLWPIGNCQVSALVDRAGRFVWGCVPRVDGEPTFCSLLDDRPRGGEEGSSGFWDIDLEGCVETRQSYVRNTPVLITRHSDADGNAIEVVDFAPRFRRNGRMYRPVAFCRIVRPVAGSPRVRVRLRPARDWGAQSPERTRGSNHIRYLLNDMTLRLSSNAPIGWIEEERLFRVERPLYFFLGPDESFAAAIPTAIDAMLDRTVREWRHWVRDLATPAEWQDAVIRAAITLKLCQHEETGAIVAALTTSIPEHAGSQRNWDYRFCWIRDAYYTVQALNRLGALDVLEGYLEYLRNIVDNAKGGHIQPLYGVGGEAQLPERIAESLPGYRGMGPVRVGNQAYEQVQHDAYGQIVLSNAQAFFDQRLFRIAGQGDFEALEPVGERAWEAFDKPDAGLWELRTRSHVHTYSAAMCWAACDRLASVAKHLGLADRAAFWRDRADTMRQRIEQAAWRPDTKRMSATFSGDDLDASLIQLLDLRFVAPDDPRFRGTLEAVEAGLRRGSHMLRYATEDDFGLPHTAFNVCTFWLIEALHATGRVEDARVLLEEMIERRTPAGLLSEDIDPSTGELWGNYPQTYSLVGLINSAMLLSKPWTEVR; from the coding sequence TTGACGGCGACGCTCGACCTCTGGCCGATCGGCAACTGCCAGGTGTCCGCGCTGGTCGATCGGGCCGGCCGCTTCGTCTGGGGATGCGTCCCGCGTGTCGACGGCGAACCGACCTTCTGCTCGCTGCTCGACGACCGGCCCCGGGGTGGCGAGGAGGGGTCGAGCGGCTTCTGGGACATCGACCTCGAAGGCTGCGTCGAGACCCGCCAGTCCTACGTCCGCAACACCCCGGTGCTGATCACCCGGCACAGCGACGCCGACGGCAACGCCATCGAGGTGGTCGACTTCGCACCGCGCTTTCGCCGCAACGGGCGCATGTATCGGCCGGTGGCCTTCTGCCGCATCGTCCGGCCGGTGGCGGGATCGCCGCGGGTGCGCGTGCGGCTGCGCCCGGCGCGCGACTGGGGTGCGCAATCACCCGAGCGGACGCGGGGCAGCAACCATATCCGCTACCTGCTGAACGACATGACGTTGCGGCTGTCGAGCAACGCGCCGATCGGCTGGATCGAGGAGGAGCGCCTGTTCCGGGTAGAGCGCCCGCTCTATTTCTTCCTGGGGCCGGACGAGAGCTTCGCGGCCGCGATCCCGACCGCGATCGATGCGATGCTCGACCGGACGGTGCGCGAATGGCGACACTGGGTGCGGGATCTCGCCACGCCGGCGGAGTGGCAGGACGCCGTGATCCGCGCGGCGATCACGCTGAAGCTGTGCCAGCACGAGGAGACCGGCGCCATCGTCGCGGCGCTCACCACCTCCATCCCCGAGCATGCGGGGTCGCAGCGCAACTGGGATTACCGCTTCTGCTGGATCCGCGATGCCTATTACACGGTGCAGGCGCTCAACCGCCTGGGCGCGCTCGACGTCCTGGAAGGCTATCTCGAATATCTGCGCAACATCGTCGACAACGCCAAGGGCGGGCACATCCAGCCGCTCTATGGTGTGGGTGGCGAGGCGCAGCTTCCCGAGCGCATCGCGGAGAGTCTCCCCGGCTATCGCGGCATGGGTCCGGTGCGCGTCGGCAACCAGGCCTATGAGCAGGTCCAGCACGACGCCTATGGGCAGATCGTGCTGTCGAACGCCCAGGCCTTTTTCGACCAGCGGCTGTTCCGGATCGCCGGGCAGGGCGACTTCGAGGCGCTGGAGCCGGTAGGCGAGCGCGCCTGGGAGGCGTTCGACAAGCCCGACGCGGGGCTGTGGGAACTGCGCACGCGCAGCCACGTGCACACCTATTCGGCCGCGATGTGCTGGGCGGCATGCGACCGGCTGGCAAGCGTGGCGAAGCACCTGGGGCTCGCGGATCGTGCCGCCTTCTGGCGCGACCGTGCGGACACGATGCGGCAGCGCATCGAGCAGGCGGCGTGGCGGCCGGACACGAAGCGCATGTCGGCGACCTTCAGCGGCGACGATCTGGACGCGAGCCTGATCCAGCTGCTCGACCTGCGCTTCGTCGCGCCCGACGACCCGCGCTTCCGCGGCACGCTGGAGGCGGTGGAGGCGGGGCTCCGGCGCGGATCGCACATGCTGCGCTATGCGACCGAAGATGATTTCGGCCTGCCGCATACCGCCTTCAACGTCTGCACCTTCTGGCTCATCGAGGCATTGCACGCGACGGGGCGTGTCGAGGACGCGCGCGTCCTGCTGGAGGAGATGATCGAGCGGCGGACGCCGGCAGGACTTCTTTCGGAGGATATCGATCCAAGCACCGGGGAGCTGTGGGGCAATTACCCCCAGACCTATTCGCTGGTGGGGCTGATCAATTCGGCGATGCTGCTCAGCAAGCCGTGGACGGAGGTACGATGA
- a CDS encoding alpha,alpha-trehalose-phosphate synthase (UDP-forming) has translation MSRLIVISNRVQAPTAADAGGAQGGLAVALTAALREEHGIWFGWSGETGEDHKLRFETYEGVTSAVMDLSEQDVEEYYDGFANRTLWPLFHYRLDLTEFERDFQGGYERVNRVFGQAIGPHIEPDDVVWVHDYHMIPLGWVLRQQGVKNRMGFFLHIPWPPTRLLVALPQHRRLVESLFAYDVVGFQTEEWLESFRHYVVTEMGGVLSDGDCVTVGGRTIRAIACPIGIDADSFIKAANGPVAKATQLRMLESAVGRSMMVGVDRLDYSKGLAERFSGYERFLQNHADRRALVYLLQIAPPSRTAVQSYRDIRDNLDAMSGRINGAYADIDWVPIRYVNQGYPRDVLAGIYRAARIGLVTPLRDGMNLVAKEFVAAQDPHDPGVLILSRFAGAAAQMPQAVLCNPYSAEDVADAIDKALRMSREERIARWKPMFDNVRNEDVLWWRRRFLDTLTKAPLCERNTI, from the coding sequence ATGAGTCGCCTGATCGTGATTTCGAACCGCGTGCAGGCGCCGACCGCCGCCGACGCGGGGGGTGCGCAGGGCGGCCTTGCTGTGGCGCTGACGGCGGCGCTGCGCGAGGAGCACGGCATCTGGTTCGGCTGGTCGGGCGAGACCGGGGAGGACCATAAGCTCCGGTTCGAGACCTATGAGGGCGTGACTTCCGCGGTCATGGACCTGTCCGAGCAGGACGTGGAGGAATATTACGACGGCTTCGCCAACCGCACGCTGTGGCCGCTGTTCCACTACAGGCTCGACCTTACCGAGTTCGAGCGCGACTTCCAGGGCGGCTATGAGCGGGTGAACCGCGTCTTCGGCCAGGCCATCGGCCCGCACATTGAGCCCGACGACGTGGTGTGGGTCCACGATTATCACATGATCCCGCTCGGTTGGGTGCTGCGCCAGCAGGGCGTGAAGAACCGCATGGGCTTCTTCCTCCACATCCCGTGGCCGCCGACCCGCCTCCTGGTCGCGCTTCCGCAGCATCGCCGGCTGGTCGAGTCGCTGTTCGCCTATGACGTCGTCGGTTTCCAGACCGAAGAGTGGCTCGAATCCTTCCGCCACTATGTCGTGACGGAAATGGGCGGCGTGCTGTCGGACGGCGACTGCGTGACCGTGGGCGGACGGACGATCCGCGCGATCGCCTGCCCGATCGGCATCGATGCGGACTCGTTCATCAAGGCTGCCAATGGCCCCGTCGCCAAGGCGACCCAGCTGCGTATGCTCGAAAGCGCGGTGGGCCGCAGCATGATGGTGGGCGTCGACCGGCTCGACTATTCCAAGGGCCTTGCCGAGCGCTTCTCGGGCTATGAGCGCTTCCTCCAGAACCATGCCGACCGCCGCGCGCTGGTCTATCTGCTGCAGATCGCGCCGCCTTCGCGCACTGCGGTGCAGAGCTATCGCGACATTCGCGACAACCTCGACGCCATGTCGGGGCGCATCAACGGCGCCTATGCCGATATCGACTGGGTCCCGATCCGCTACGTCAACCAGGGCTATCCGCGCGACGTGCTGGCGGGGATCTACCGCGCGGCCCGGATCGGCCTCGTCACCCCCTTGCGCGACGGCATGAACCTGGTGGCGAAGGAATTCGTGGCGGCGCAGGACCCGCACGACCCGGGCGTGCTGATCCTGTCGCGCTTTGCGGGTGCCGCCGCGCAGATGCCGCAGGCGGTCCTCTGCAATCCCTACAGCGCCGAGGACGTGGCCGACGCCATCGACAAGGCGCTGCGCATGTCGCGCGAGGAGCGCATCGCCCGGTGGAAGCCGATGTTCGACAACGTCCGCAACGAGGACGTGCTGTGGTGGCGCCGGCGTTTCCTAGATACGCTGACCAAAGCGCCGCTGTGCGAGCGGAACACAATCTAG
- a CDS encoding NupC/NupG family nucleoside CNT transporter codes for MNRFLIGVAGIVVILAIAFAISTNRRAIRLRVVGAAFALQVGIAVLVLYVPFGRRLIQAAAAGVSALLGYAQAGTDFVFGPLARPEMGGHSFAISALPVIIFFAALVSILYHLGVMQFVVRWVGGGIEKVTGVSKVESLCAAANIFVGQSEAPLVIRPYLATLTPSQLFAVMSVGMAGVAGTILAAYAAFLGPQSLPFLLAASFMAAPGGLLMAKIIMPDAPVAAKDADAQADEEAAIRAAEVNLEEEKAANLIMAAATGAQIGVKIAVAVGAMVLAFVALVALANGLLGAVGGWFGHPELSFQMIIGTVFQPVMFLLNIPWHEAGIAGGLFGSKVVLNEFVSFIELGNLRDQLSPRTVAIVTFALCGFANFSSIAIQMAATGSLAPNQRPMIAKLGVRALVAGSLANLMSAALAGLLLS; via the coding sequence ATGAACCGTTTTCTTATCGGCGTGGCCGGTATCGTCGTGATCCTTGCGATCGCCTTCGCAATCTCGACGAACCGCCGGGCCATCCGGCTGCGCGTCGTCGGCGCCGCCTTCGCACTGCAGGTCGGCATCGCCGTGCTGGTGCTCTACGTGCCGTTCGGCCGCCGCCTGATCCAGGCCGCCGCCGCCGGCGTCTCCGCGCTGCTCGGCTATGCGCAGGCCGGCACCGACTTCGTGTTCGGCCCGCTCGCACGGCCGGAGATGGGCGGCCACAGCTTCGCCATCTCGGCGCTGCCGGTCATCATCTTCTTCGCGGCGCTGGTTTCGATCCTCTACCACCTGGGGGTGATGCAGTTCGTCGTCCGCTGGGTCGGCGGGGGCATCGAAAAGGTGACCGGCGTCTCCAAGGTCGAGTCGCTGTGCGCCGCCGCCAACATCTTCGTCGGCCAGAGCGAGGCGCCGCTGGTGATCCGCCCCTATCTCGCCACCCTCACGCCCTCGCAGCTGTTCGCCGTCATGTCGGTGGGCATGGCGGGCGTCGCCGGCACGATCCTCGCGGCCTATGCCGCCTTCCTCGGCCCGCAATCGCTTCCCTTCCTGCTCGCCGCCTCCTTCATGGCGGCACCCGGCGGGCTGCTGATGGCCAAGATCATCATGCCGGACGCGCCGGTCGCGGCAAAGGATGCGGACGCACAGGCGGACGAGGAAGCCGCGATCCGCGCGGCGGAAGTCAATCTCGAGGAGGAAAAGGCCGCCAACCTGATCATGGCGGCGGCCACGGGCGCGCAGATCGGCGTAAAGATCGCCGTCGCCGTCGGGGCGATGGTACTCGCCTTCGTCGCGCTCGTCGCGCTCGCCAACGGCCTTCTGGGTGCGGTGGGTGGATGGTTCGGCCATCCGGAGCTCAGCTTCCAGATGATCATCGGCACCGTGTTCCAGCCGGTGATGTTCCTGCTCAACATCCCCTGGCACGAGGCGGGCATCGCCGGCGGCCTGTTCGGCAGCAAGGTCGTGTTGAACGAGTTCGTCTCGTTCATCGAGCTCGGCAACCTGCGCGATCAGCTGTCGCCGCGCACCGTCGCCATCGTCACCTTTGCGCTGTGCGGCTTCGCGAACTTCAGCTCCATCGCGATCCAGATGGCCGCGACGGGCAGCCTGGCGCCCAATCAGCGCCCGATGATCGCAAAGCTCGGCGTACGCGCGCTGGTGGCCGGAAGCCTTGCCAACCTGATGTCGGCGGCGCTCGCCGGGCTGCTGCTGTCCTGA
- a CDS encoding queuosine precursor transporter: MTPHPSTAVPRSLFVFSIFYGGMVCIAGVLGNKQVAVGPLAVEAGIFAFLLLVTVSSAVAELHGRAMANRLVQFGFVPLIFSILLLLAVLTVPAAPDMEPERLAAFELMMRATPRIWGAGIVAYGVSQTLNVTIFAAMRRGAGKFLWLRAGTASALSQIVDTLIFITIAFYGAFPIGQLIVGQMIAKVVLSIVLVPPLIYFFVALGRWLDGTRAEQAA, translated from the coding sequence ATGACTCCCCATCCTTCCACCGCGGTGCCGCGGTCGTTGTTCGTGTTCTCCATTTTCTACGGCGGCATGGTCTGCATCGCAGGCGTGCTCGGCAACAAGCAGGTCGCCGTCGGGCCGCTCGCCGTCGAAGCGGGCATCTTCGCCTTCCTGTTGCTCGTGACCGTCTCCAGCGCCGTCGCGGAACTGCACGGCCGTGCCATGGCCAATCGCCTGGTGCAGTTCGGCTTCGTGCCGCTGATCTTCTCCATCCTGCTGTTGCTCGCCGTGCTGACGGTGCCGGCCGCACCCGACATGGAGCCCGAGCGGCTCGCGGCATTCGAGTTGATGATGCGCGCGACCCCGCGCATCTGGGGGGCGGGCATCGTCGCTTATGGCGTGTCGCAGACGTTGAACGTCACCATATTTGCCGCGATGCGTCGCGGTGCGGGCAAGTTCCTGTGGCTGCGGGCGGGAACGGCCAGCGCCCTGTCCCAGATCGTCGACACGCTGATCTTCATCACCATCGCCTTCTACGGCGCCTTCCCGATCGGCCAGCTGATCGTCGGCCAGATGATCGCCAAGGTGGTGCTCTCGATCGTGCTGGTCCCGCCGCTCATCTACTTCTTCGTCGCGCTCGGCCGCTGGCTGGACGGGACGCGCGCGGAGCAGGCGGCATGA
- a CDS encoding alkylphosphonate utilization protein: MSDDYIYDEATGEWISPDDAAAAAPAESPDGGVEVRDAAGNLLADGDSVTLVKDLKVKGANQTLKRGTVIKSIRLTGDAQEIDCRYEGIKGLVLRAEFVRKR, encoded by the coding sequence ATGAGCGACGACTATATCTATGACGAGGCGACCGGCGAGTGGATCAGCCCGGACGACGCCGCCGCTGCCGCCCCTGCGGAATCGCCAGACGGCGGCGTCGAGGTGCGGGATGCGGCGGGTAACCTGCTCGCCGACGGCGACAGCGTGACGCTGGTCAAGGACCTGAAGGTCAAGGGCGCGAACCAGACGCTGAAGCGGGGCACCGTCATCAAGTCGATCCGCCTGACCGGCGACGCGCAGGAGATCGACTGCCGCTACGAAGGCATCAAGGGGCTCGTCCTGCGCGCGGAGTTCGTTCGCAAGCGGTGA
- the argB gene encoding acetylglutamate kinase, translating to MTDHSPDPAMLAKAETLTEALPYLQRYAGMTFVVKYGGHAMGDPELQRDFAEDVVLLKAVGINPVVVHGGGPQIGAMLKRLGVESRFIDGLRVTDAATAEVAEMVLAGKINKEIVSWIAAAGGRAVGISGKDAGLVRAEKVQRTEPDRNSGIERHVDLGFVGEPVAVDPTLLNSLARDGFIPVVAPVALGADGHTYNVNADTMAGAIAGALGAARFFLLTDVPGVMDKSGELLTDLQPKDIAALKEDGTIRGGMIPKVETCVAAVGAGVDAAVILDGRIPHGLLLEIFTRQGAGTLVRA from the coding sequence ATGACCGACCATTCCCCCGATCCCGCGATGCTTGCCAAGGCGGAGACGCTGACCGAAGCGCTGCCCTATCTCCAGCGCTACGCCGGCATGACCTTTGTCGTGAAATACGGCGGCCACGCGATGGGCGATCCCGAGCTGCAGCGCGACTTCGCCGAGGACGTGGTGCTGCTGAAGGCAGTCGGCATCAACCCGGTGGTGGTACACGGCGGCGGGCCGCAGATCGGCGCGATGCTCAAGCGCCTGGGCGTCGAAAGCCGCTTCATCGACGGGCTGCGCGTGACCGACGCGGCCACGGCCGAGGTCGCGGAGATGGTGCTGGCCGGCAAGATCAACAAGGAAATCGTGTCCTGGATCGCTGCCGCCGGCGGGCGCGCGGTCGGTATCTCGGGCAAGGACGCCGGCCTCGTGCGCGCCGAAAAGGTGCAGCGGACCGAGCCCGACCGCAACTCGGGCATCGAGCGCCACGTCGACCTGGGCTTCGTCGGCGAGCCGGTGGCGGTCGACCCGACGCTGCTCAACAGCCTGGCGCGCGACGGCTTCATTCCCGTCGTGGCGCCGGTGGCGCTGGGCGCGGACGGCCACACCTATAACGTCAACGCCGACACCATGGCGGGTGCGATCGCGGGTGCGCTGGGGGCCGCCCGCTTCTTCCTGCTGACCGACGTTCCGGGCGTGATGGACAAGTCGGGCGAGTTGCTGACCGACCTTCAGCCCAAGGACATCGCCGCCTTGAAGGAAGACGGTACGATTCGTGGCGGCATGATCCCCAAGGTCGAGACCTGCGTCGCCGCCGTCGGCGCCGGGGTGGACGCGGCGGTGATCCTGGACGGCCGCATCCCGCACGGGCTGCTGCTGGAGATCTTCACCCGCCAGGGCGCAGGTACGCTGGTCCGCGCCTGA
- a CDS encoding YggT family protein, translated as MNVLIQIIDYLLNVLWWVIFVQFVLSILIAFNVINTHSDFVRSVWRALNVITEPIYRPFRRILPDLGAIDLAPMAVLVTMGILQTIVLPALYRATLPYAI; from the coding sequence TTGAACGTCCTGATTCAAATCATCGACTACCTGCTCAACGTCCTGTGGTGGGTGATCTTCGTCCAGTTCGTGTTGTCGATCCTGATTGCTTTCAACGTCATCAACACGCACAGCGACTTCGTGCGCAGCGTATGGCGGGCGCTGAACGTCATCACTGAGCCGATCTATCGCCCGTTCCGCCGGATCCTGCCGGACCTGGGTGCGATCGACCTCGCGCCGATGGCGGTGCTGGTGACCATGGGCATCCTGCAGACGATCGTGCTGCCGGCGCTCTACCGGGCGACGCTGCCCTACGCGATCTGA
- a CDS encoding DUF167 domain-containing protein, translating to MRGGAAWSPDQQGLRIAVRVTPRSSREAFGGSDAEHFAARLTAPPVEGAANAALVQLVARSFGVPRRAVTLVAGDTARVKRLLVEGDTTALEQTAASLYATKA from the coding sequence ATGCGGGGCGGGGCGGCCTGGTCGCCCGACCAGCAGGGCCTCCGCATCGCCGTCCGCGTGACGCCGCGCTCTTCGCGTGAGGCATTCGGGGGCAGCGATGCCGAGCATTTCGCCGCCCGCCTGACGGCGCCCCCGGTCGAGGGCGCGGCCAACGCCGCCCTGGTGCAGCTGGTCGCGCGCAGCTTCGGCGTGCCCAGGCGCGCGGTGACGCTGGTTGCCGGCGACACGGCGCGGGTGAAGCGGTTGCTGGTCGAAGGCGACACCACAGCGCTGGAACAGACGGCCGCGAGCCTCTATGCGACCAAGGCATGA
- the folD gene encoding bifunctional methylenetetrahydrofolate dehydrogenase/methenyltetrahydrofolate cyclohydrolase FolD — protein sequence MSADIIDGKAFAAKLRGRVGEAAGAFAEAAGRPAGLAVVLVGEDPASAVYVRSKGKATVAAGMASFEHRLPADTDQATLEALVDQLNADPAVDGILVQLPLPRHLDADAVLLRIDPDKDVDGFHPVNAGRLASGLPGFVPCTPLGCLMLLRDRLGDLSGLEAVVIGRSNIVGKPMAALLTADSATVTLAHSRTRDLPGHVGRADIVVAAVGRPNFVRGEWLKPGATVIDVGINRVEGGLVGDVDFASAVEVAGAITPVPGGVGPMTIAVLLRNTLVAAHRRAGVPLDEATL from the coding sequence ATGAGCGCTGACATCATCGACGGAAAGGCCTTTGCGGCCAAGTTGCGGGGCCGGGTAGGCGAGGCCGCAGGAGCATTTGCCGAGGCCGCCGGCCGCCCCGCGGGGCTTGCGGTGGTGCTGGTGGGCGAGGATCCGGCCTCGGCGGTCTACGTCCGCTCCAAGGGCAAGGCGACGGTCGCCGCCGGCATGGCGAGCTTCGAGCACCGCCTGCCGGCCGACACCGACCAGGCGACGCTGGAGGCGCTGGTCGACCAGCTCAACGCCGATCCTGCCGTCGATGGCATCCTGGTACAGCTGCCGCTTCCGCGCCACCTGGATGCCGACGCAGTGCTGCTGCGCATCGACCCGGACAAGGACGTGGACGGCTTCCATCCGGTCAACGCCGGTCGGCTCGCCTCCGGACTGCCGGGGTTCGTGCCGTGCACGCCGCTTGGCTGCCTGATGCTGCTGCGCGACCGGCTGGGCGACCTGTCGGGGCTGGAAGCCGTGGTGATCGGCCGTTCCAACATCGTCGGCAAGCCGATGGCGGCCCTGCTGACCGCCGACAGCGCCACCGTCACGCTGGCGCATTCGCGCACCCGGGACTTGCCGGGTCATGTCGGGCGGGCGGACATCGTCGTGGCGGCGGTGGGGCGCCCGAACTTCGTGCGCGGCGAGTGGCTGAAGCCCGGTGCCACGGTGATCGACGTCGGCATCAACCGCGTCGAAGGCGGGCTGGTCGGCGACGTCGACTTCGCCTCCGCAGTCGAGGTGGCCGGGGCGATCACGCCGGTACCGGGCGGAGTGGGGCCGATGACCATCGCCGTCCTGTTGCGCAACACGCTGGTGGCGGCGCACCGCCGCGCGGGCGTGCCGCTCGACGAAGCCACGCTCTAA
- a CDS encoding MarC family protein, which yields MLELFISALITFFVVIDPPGCAPIYAGLTAGASGVQRRSMAIRAVLTAAAILLVFALFGRGLLHALGISLDSFRIAGGIMLFLIALEMVFEKRTQRREDRAAKIIETHEVEDVSIFPMAMPMIAGPGSIASVMLLMGQTDGTTAKLVVLAALATNLLLMLVALLAAAPLMRLLGAKIEAVITRVLGVLLAALASQFVIDGLRASFL from the coding sequence GTGCTCGAGCTGTTCATCTCCGCCCTGATCACCTTCTTCGTGGTGATCGATCCCCCCGGCTGCGCCCCGATCTATGCGGGACTGACGGCGGGGGCGAGCGGGGTGCAGCGCCGCAGCATGGCGATCCGCGCGGTGCTGACGGCGGCCGCGATCCTGCTGGTGTTCGCGCTGTTCGGGCGCGGGCTGCTCCATGCGCTCGGCATCAGCCTCGACAGCTTCCGCATCGCCGGCGGCATCATGCTGTTCCTGATCGCGCTGGAGATGGTGTTCGAGAAGCGCACTCAGCGCCGCGAGGACCGCGCCGCCAAGATCATCGAGACGCATGAGGTGGAGGACGTCTCCATCTTCCCGATGGCGATGCCGATGATCGCGGGACCGGGCTCGATCGCCAGCGTGATGCTGCTGATGGGGCAGACCGACGGCACCACCGCCAAGCTGGTGGTGCTCGCCGCCCTGGCGACCAACCTCCTGCTGATGCTCGTCGCGCTGCTCGCCGCCGCCCCGCTGATGCGCCTGCTGGGCGCCAAGATCGAAGCGGTGATCACCCGCGTGCTGGGTGTGCTGCTGGCAGCACTCGCCTCGCAGTTCGTGATCGACGGCCTGCGCGCGAGCTTCTTGTGA